From one Zhongshania sp. R06B22 genomic stretch:
- a CDS encoding pirin family protein translates to MTIRTVTRIIPARATSDGAGVKLKRSIGQSNAARHDPFLMLDEFFSDEPADYLAGFPSHPHRGFETVTYMLEGHMLHEDHLGNKGHLRDGGVQWMTAGRGVIHSEMPQQEAGRMRGFQLWINLPAAEKMQAASYQDIPAANIPQLTLSEHSKATLIAGRSKINGIDAIGYINGEDGKELSTDPVYIDLRLSAGEGADVMLAKAHNAFVYVYEGSVIIGDEHIANNCSALLSPGEQLKVSSPKGARLLILAAKPIGEAVVQYGPFVMNSSEEIEQALQDYRDGVLAIA, encoded by the coding sequence ATGACGATTCGCACAGTAACTCGTATTATTCCAGCCCGCGCCACCTCTGACGGTGCAGGCGTGAAATTAAAGCGCAGTATCGGGCAATCTAACGCCGCAAGGCACGATCCGTTTTTGATGCTTGACGAATTTTTTTCTGACGAGCCCGCCGACTATCTGGCAGGATTCCCCTCGCATCCCCACCGTGGCTTTGAGACCGTGACCTATATGCTAGAAGGTCATATGCTCCACGAAGATCATCTTGGTAACAAAGGCCATCTTCGTGACGGCGGCGTGCAATGGATGACGGCGGGGCGCGGTGTTATTCACTCGGAAATGCCGCAGCAAGAAGCAGGTCGGATGCGCGGTTTTCAACTGTGGATTAATTTGCCCGCCGCGGAGAAAATGCAAGCAGCAAGTTATCAGGACATCCCGGCTGCAAATATCCCTCAGTTAACACTCAGCGAACATAGCAAGGCCACCCTCATTGCCGGTCGCAGTAAAATCAACGGTATCGACGCCATCGGCTACATAAATGGCGAAGACGGCAAAGAACTAAGTACCGACCCTGTTTATATCGACTTGCGGCTCAGCGCGGGCGAGGGCGCAGACGTCATGCTAGCTAAAGCCCACAATGCATTTGTATATGTGTATGAGGGCAGTGTAATCATCGGCGATGAGCATATCGCCAACAATTGCAGCGCCTTGCTAAGCCCGGGCGAACAGCTAAAAGTCAGTTCACCTAAGGGGGCACGCCTTCTTATTCTAGCGGCTAAACCCATTGGCGAAGCCGTAGTGCAATACGGGCCATTTGTAATGAACTCCAGCGAAGAAATTGAGCAAGCCCTTCAAGATTACCGAGACGGGGTTCTCGCCATCGCCTAG